A single region of the Zootoca vivipara chromosome 2, rZooViv1.1, whole genome shotgun sequence genome encodes:
- the SSTR2 gene encoding somatostatin receptor type 2, which produces MGLENDLPNTTAFWFPSPSQFDSFPPETPAANTSINITSHHYDLTSNAILTFMYFVVCIVGLCGNTLVIYVILRYAKMKTITNIYILNLAIADELFMLGLPFLAMQVALVHWPFGKAICRVVMTVDGINQFTSIFCLTVMSIDRYLAVVHPIKSAKWRRPRTAKMVNVAVWGISLLVILPIMIYAGVSNNHGNSSCTMIWPDDSLAWYVGFIIYTFILGFLVPLTIICLCYLFIIIKVKSSGIRVGSSKRKKSEKKVTRMVSIVVAVFIFCWLPFYIFNVSSVSVLIEPTPVLKGMFDFVVVLTYANSCANPILYAFLSDNFKKSFQNVLCLMKVSGMDEADRSDSKQDKSRLNEATETQRTLLNGDLQTSI; this is translated from the coding sequence ATGGGCCTTGAGAATGATTTGCCCAACACCACAGCCTTCTGGTTCCCCTCGCCGTCTCAGTTTGACAGCTTCCCCCCAGAGACTCCTGCCGCCAACACCTCCATCAACATCACAAGCCACCACTATGACTTGACTAGCAATGCCATCCTCACCTTCATGTACTTTGTGGTGTGCATTGTGGGCCTCTGCGGGAACACTCTGGTCATCTATGTCATCCTCCGTTACGCCAAAATGAAGACGATCACCAACATCTACATACTCAACTTGGCTATAGCGGATGAACTGTTCATGTTGGGGTTGCCTTTCCTGGCTATGCAGGTGGCTCTGGTTCACTGGCCCTTCGGGAAAGCCATCTGCCGGGTCGTCATGACAGTAGACGGGATCAATCAGTTCACCAGCATCTTCTGCCTCACAGTCATGAGCATTGATAGGTACCTTGCTGTGGTCCATCCTATAAAATCTGCCAAGTGGAGGAGACCAAGAACAGCAAAGATGGTCAATGTAGCTGTCTGGGGTATCTCCCTTCTGGTCATACTACCCATCATGATATATGCTGGAGTGAGCAATAACCACGGGAATAGTAGCTGTACCATGATCTGGCCAGATGACTCGCTTGCTTGGTATGTTGGCTTCATCATCTATACCTTCATCTTGGGCTTCTTGGTGCCCCTCACCATCATCTGCCTTTGCTACCTGTTTATCATCATCAAGGTCAAGTCCTCTGGCATCAGGGTGGGCTCCTCCAAGAGGAAAAAGTCAGAGAAGAAGGTCACCAGGATGGTCTCCATTGTCGTTGCCGTCTTCATCTTTTGCTGGCTTCCCTTCTATATCTTCAACGTCTCGTCGGTCTCTGTTTTGATCGAGCCAACCCCTGTCCTCAAGGGCATGTTTGATTTTGTAGTGGTCCTCACCTACGCCAACAGCTGCGCCAACCCCATCCTTTATGCCTTCTTGTCCGACAACTTCAAGAAGAGCTTCCAAAATGTCCTCTGCCTTATGAAAGTCAGTGGCATGGATGAAGCCGACAGGAGTGACAGCAAGCAGGACAAGTCTAGGCTAAACGAGGCCACAGAAACCCAGAGGACATTGCTCAATGGAGACCTTCAGACAAGCATCTGA